A region of Bradyrhizobium sp. SZCCHNS1050 DNA encodes the following proteins:
- a CDS encoding aldo/keto reductase yields MNYRQLGRSGLKVSPICLGTMMFGGPTDEPASARIIAKARDAGINFIDTADAYNKGVSEEVVGRAIARERDRWIVATKLANPMGDDPNRAGLSRRWVLQAADESLRRLGTGHIDIYYLHKEDHATPLEETVRAIGDLIRAGKIRYFGVSNYRAWRLAEICNLCDTIGIDRPVVSQPYYNAMNRMPEVEHLPACGYYGLGVVPYSPLARGVLTGKYSPDAPPDMDTRAGRNDTRMMQTEWRPESLKLAQEIKRHAEAKGFTPGQFAVSWVLNSAFISSVIAGPRTEAQWDDYIRALDYPFAADDEALIDRLVVTGHASTPGYNDPAYPIEGRRPRVG; encoded by the coding sequence ATGAACTATCGCCAGCTCGGCCGTTCCGGCCTGAAAGTGTCGCCGATCTGCCTGGGCACGATGATGTTCGGCGGTCCCACCGACGAGCCGGCATCCGCCCGCATCATCGCCAAAGCGCGCGACGCCGGCATCAACTTCATCGACACCGCGGATGCCTACAACAAGGGCGTCTCGGAAGAGGTGGTCGGCCGCGCCATCGCGCGCGAGCGCGACCGCTGGATCGTCGCCACCAAGCTCGCCAACCCGATGGGCGACGATCCCAACCGCGCCGGCCTGTCGCGGCGCTGGGTGCTGCAGGCCGCGGACGAAAGCCTGCGGCGGCTCGGCACCGGGCACATCGACATCTACTACCTGCACAAGGAAGATCACGCGACGCCGCTCGAGGAAACCGTGCGCGCGATCGGCGATCTCATCCGTGCCGGCAAGATCCGCTATTTCGGCGTCTCCAACTACCGCGCCTGGCGGCTCGCCGAGATCTGCAATCTCTGCGACACCATCGGCATCGACCGCCCTGTCGTCAGCCAGCCCTACTACAACGCGATGAACCGGATGCCCGAGGTCGAGCACCTGCCGGCCTGCGGCTATTACGGCCTCGGCGTCGTGCCCTACAGCCCGCTGGCGCGCGGCGTGCTCACCGGAAAATACAGCCCCGATGCGCCGCCGGACATGGACACCCGCGCCGGCCGCAACGATACGCGAATGATGCAGACCGAGTGGCGGCCCGAATCGTTGAAGCTGGCGCAGGAGATCAAGCGTCACGCCGAGGCGAAGGGCTTCACGCCGGGACAGTTCGCCGTGTCCTGGGTGCTCAACTCCGCCTTCATCAGCTCCGTGATCGCGGGTCCGCGCACCGAGGCGCAATGGGACGACTACATCCGCGCGCTCGACTATCCCTTTGCCGCCGACGACGAGGCGCTGATCGACCGGCTGGTCGTGACCGGTCACGCCTCGACGCCCGGCTACAACGATCCGGCCTATCCGATCGAGGGCCGCAGGCCGCGGGTGGGCTAG
- a CDS encoding restriction endonuclease, with product MSMTEPSLPEPIVQAPLYPPFSEIAHAIRLLEGEPVQRVRDMLSAIAAQMGSPQNPVDWSTPDSWIAERLTGDLEILARKIWEGSNKELNPRYLNGCYLFINRMNLLDQIHGIYKLGERGRKFLAQNEGLFQELDAAEGIPKLLSLVAERSPCKRGDILPAWSDYLKAVSQFSTPNTFADTLRRRLIAAVERGLISREGNFYAITDLGLRWLKGFSAPVDSAPIAAPSPKRTTVAEAAHAHNEEQLSAFRTRLMQLEPVQFEHFVKELLDAMDYEDVRVTKFSGDKGVDVVARVQFGITEITEVVQVKRTEGTIVRPKIDELRGALPYHKAIRGTIISLGSFAKGAQEGALFPGAAPITLIDGKRLLDLCIKHQVGIRRRPVEIYEIDDSFFLRKFNREDVEEATPILDETD from the coding sequence ATGTCGATGACCGAACCGTCGTTGCCCGAACCTATTGTCCAGGCCCCCCTCTATCCGCCCTTTTCCGAAATCGCTCATGCGATTCGGCTGCTCGAAGGTGAGCCTGTCCAACGGGTGCGCGATATGCTCAGCGCAATCGCGGCGCAAATGGGCAGCCCCCAGAACCCCGTTGATTGGTCAACTCCAGACTCCTGGATTGCCGAGCGCCTTACTGGCGACCTCGAAATTCTGGCCCGGAAGATATGGGAAGGTAGCAATAAGGAATTGAATCCCCGCTACCTGAATGGTTGCTACCTGTTCATAAATCGCATGAATTTACTGGATCAGATTCATGGGATCTACAAATTGGGCGAGCGAGGAAGAAAGTTCCTAGCCCAGAACGAAGGGCTTTTCCAGGAATTGGACGCTGCGGAAGGCATCCCAAAATTACTATCGCTTGTCGCCGAGCGTTCACCCTGCAAACGCGGAGACATTTTGCCGGCATGGTCAGATTATCTCAAAGCTGTATCCCAATTTTCAACTCCAAACACCTTCGCAGACACTCTCAGACGCCGACTGATAGCAGCTGTGGAGCGCGGTCTAATCTCCCGAGAAGGCAACTTCTATGCAATCACCGATCTTGGCCTTCGCTGGCTGAAAGGGTTTTCTGCGCCGGTTGACAGCGCTCCAATCGCGGCTCCTTCACCCAAGCGAACCACAGTAGCCGAAGCTGCCCACGCACACAACGAGGAGCAATTGTCTGCATTTCGAACTCGTTTAATGCAGCTCGAGCCGGTTCAATTTGAACATTTCGTCAAGGAGCTCCTTGATGCCATGGACTACGAGGATGTCCGCGTCACGAAATTTAGTGGCGACAAGGGAGTTGACGTTGTTGCACGCGTACAATTTGGCATCACCGAGATTACTGAAGTTGTGCAGGTAAAGCGAACGGAAGGGACGATAGTCCGGCCAAAGATTGATGAGCTCCGAGGAGCGCTACCTTATCATAAAGCCATCCGAGGAACCATTATCAGTCTTGGCAGCTTTGCAAAGGGCGCACAGGAAGGAGCCTTGTTTCCCGGCGCGGCACCGATAACACTGATCGATGGAAAGCGACTGCTAGACCTCTGTATCAAGCATCAGGTAGGAATTCGTCGTCGCCCCGTGGAAATCTATGAAATAGACGATTCCTTCTTTTTGAGAAAATTCAATCGGGAAGATGTTGAGGAGGCTACGCCTATTCTCGACGAGACTGACTAG
- a CDS encoding tetratricopeptide repeat protein, with translation MEEDRYGLPLSTASTDAAAAYREGMDLLLAFWPGAIDAFERAIMLDPEFALAHAARARIHAIYMQREAALQTIARARDLAAKRGTPREQSHVATLVLAIEGRGTDALTSTLAHLANWPRDAMIMALPLGAFGLLAFSGRADHDAARRDLCDRFAADYGEDWWFMSNHGWALTEAGELAKGRAVTERSFALRRHNAYAVHALLHAMFEEGAVDEADALVEGWIGDYDRTGMLHGHICWHQALGALDRGDADKARAVYTDVLVPTMDSAPPLNTLSDCASLLWRLMADEQPVPPNAWADTAAYASTRFTGSTLAFAEMHLVMIAAATHDSAALKGRLAAIERRQAEGRLPAGRIVPHMLRALRAFADDNWRGCARELAPVIGDLPRIGGSHAQREVIEDTYILALIRSGALAQARDLLDARLHRRPSARDTRWRALTAS, from the coding sequence ATGGAGGAGGATCGCTACGGCCTGCCACTGTCGACGGCCTCCACTGACGCGGCCGCAGCCTATCGCGAGGGCATGGATCTGCTGCTCGCATTCTGGCCCGGGGCCATTGACGCGTTCGAGCGGGCGATCATGCTCGATCCGGAGTTCGCGCTGGCGCACGCGGCGCGTGCTCGCATCCACGCGATCTACATGCAGCGCGAGGCGGCGCTGCAGACCATCGCGCGCGCCCGCGACCTCGCTGCCAAGCGCGGCACCCCGCGCGAGCAGAGCCATGTCGCGACCCTGGTGCTCGCCATCGAAGGACGCGGCACTGACGCTCTGACATCGACCCTGGCGCATCTGGCGAACTGGCCGCGGGACGCCATGATCATGGCGCTCCCGCTCGGCGCTTTCGGCCTGCTCGCCTTCTCCGGCCGCGCCGATCACGATGCCGCCCGCCGCGACCTCTGCGACCGCTTCGCCGCTGATTATGGCGAGGACTGGTGGTTCATGTCCAACCATGGCTGGGCCCTGACCGAGGCCGGCGAGTTGGCGAAGGGCCGCGCCGTCACCGAGCGCAGCTTCGCGCTGCGCCGGCACAACGCCTATGCCGTGCATGCGCTGCTGCATGCGATGTTCGAGGAAGGCGCGGTGGACGAGGCCGATGCGCTCGTCGAGGGGTGGATCGGCGACTATGATCGCACGGGAATGCTGCATGGCCATATCTGCTGGCACCAGGCGCTCGGCGCGCTGGACCGGGGCGATGCCGACAAGGCGCGGGCGGTCTATACCGACGTGCTGGTGCCGACGATGGACTCGGCGCCCCCGCTCAACACCCTGTCCGACTGCGCCTCGCTGCTGTGGCGGCTGATGGCTGACGAGCAACCGGTGCCGCCCAACGCATGGGCCGACACGGCGGCCTATGCGAGCACGCGCTTCACGGGTTCGACCCTCGCCTTCGCCGAGATGCATCTGGTGATGATCGCGGCAGCAACGCATGACAGCGCCGCGCTCAAGGGACGCCTTGCCGCGATCGAGCGGCGGCAGGCCGAGGGCAGGCTGCCGGCCGGGCGCATCGTGCCGCACATGTTGCGGGCACTGCGTGCGTTCGCCGATGACAATTGGCGCGGATGCGCGCGCGAGCTTGCGCCCGTCATCGGCGATCTCCCCCGCATCGGCGGCAGCCACGCCCAGCGCGAGGTGATCGAGGACACCTACATCCTGGCGCTGATCCGCAGCGGCGCGCTGGCCCAGGCGCGAGACCTGCTCGATGCCCGCCTGCACCGCCGCCCCTCCGCGCGCGACACCCGCTGGCGGGCGCTCACCGCGAGCTGA
- a CDS encoding NAD(P)-dependent oxidoreductase, which translates to MTTTHSLGWIGMGRMGYPMAERLLKADHKVSIYNRTRAKAEPLAAKGGVIVDHPRDLAACDIVFTMVSTGKDLEQVYFGDNGLVAASSGSRPRILVDCSSIGIEQSEAIAAKLVRLGCEFVRAPVSGNGKCVKAGKLSSVVSGPKAAFEVIAPYLAKIAVSGVSYVGEGELARICKIAHNVFLGVVIQNLAEITILAQKAGVPRHAFLNFMNASVMGSTFTKYKSNALVNLDWTTTFTPPLLRKDLDLGLSAARQLDVAMPVTAATREALQAHVGAASLQSDPAAYLEKDFAALLETVALAAGLKLQPENVPMPTGLETEG; encoded by the coding sequence ATGACCACGACGCATTCGCTCGGCTGGATCGGCATGGGGCGCATGGGCTATCCGATGGCCGAGCGCCTGCTCAAGGCCGACCACAAGGTGTCGATCTACAATCGCACCCGTGCCAAGGCCGAGCCGCTGGCGGCGAAAGGCGGCGTGATCGTCGATCATCCCCGTGATCTCGCCGCGTGCGACATCGTGTTCACGATGGTGTCGACGGGCAAGGATCTCGAGCAGGTCTATTTCGGCGACAACGGCCTGGTGGCTGCCAGTTCCGGATCGCGTCCCCGGATCCTGGTGGACTGCTCCTCGATCGGCATCGAGCAGTCGGAGGCGATCGCCGCCAAGCTCGTTCGACTGGGCTGTGAGTTCGTGCGCGCGCCGGTGTCCGGCAACGGCAAATGCGTCAAGGCCGGCAAGCTGTCGTCGGTCGTCTCCGGCCCCAAGGCCGCATTCGAGGTCATCGCACCCTATCTGGCGAAGATCGCTGTCTCCGGCGTGTCCTATGTCGGCGAGGGCGAGCTCGCGCGCATCTGCAAGATCGCGCACAATGTCTTCCTCGGCGTCGTGATCCAGAACCTCGCCGAGATCACCATCCTGGCGCAGAAGGCCGGCGTGCCGCGCCATGCCTTCCTGAATTTCATGAACGCCAGCGTCATGGGCTCGACTTTCACGAAGTACAAGAGCAACGCGCTGGTCAATCTCGACTGGACCACGACCTTCACGCCGCCGCTGCTGCGCAAGGATCTCGATCTCGGCCTGTCGGCGGCGCGCCAGCTCGACGTCGCGATGCCGGTGACGGCCGCGACGCGCGAGGCATTGCAGGCCCATGTCGGCGCGGCCTCGCTGCAATCGGATCCCGCCGCCTATCTGGAGAAGGATTTTGCGGCACTGCTGGAGACCGTGGCGCTCGCCGCCGGCCTCAAGCTGCAGCCCGAGAATGTGCCGATGCCGACCGGGCTGGAGACCGAGGGATAA
- a CDS encoding Xaa-Pro peptidase family protein, with product MTASALKPHLVSPEHLDPHWRWGRAIPSHGHVSVDFERRVDFDRLRRYRLARARAALKASGYGALLLFDVNNIRYVSGTKIGEWERDKLCRFALLAGDGEPIVWDFGSAAVHHRLFCDWLAPENCRAGMLGMRGTVPPAVGLMKAHAEEVMSLLRAAGVADMPVGVDLAETAMFFELQKAGMKVVDGQQVMLDAREIKNIDEIMLLNQAAAMVDGVYHSIYEHLKPGVRENDIVALANKMLYEMGSDDVEAINAISGERCNPHPHNFTDRILRPGDQAFFDILQSYQGYRTCYYRTFNVGRATPAQHDAYKQCREWLDHAIALIKPGVSTDTVAKVWPKAEEFGFPSEMAAFGLQFGHGLGLALHERPIISRLVSLDNPMEIKTGMVFALETYCPATDGFSAARIEEEVVVTDKGCQVITLFPAEELPIANRY from the coding sequence ATGACAGCCAGCGCGTTGAAGCCGCATCTGGTCAGTCCGGAGCATCTCGATCCGCATTGGCGCTGGGGGCGGGCGATTCCGTCGCATGGCCATGTCTCGGTGGATTTCGAGCGCCGCGTCGATTTCGACAGGTTGCGGCGCTACCGACTGGCGCGGGCGCGCGCGGCGCTGAAGGCGTCGGGCTATGGTGCGCTGCTGCTGTTCGACGTCAACAATATTCGCTACGTGTCCGGCACCAAGATCGGCGAATGGGAGCGCGACAAGCTGTGCCGTTTCGCGCTGCTGGCCGGCGACGGCGAGCCGATCGTGTGGGATTTCGGTTCGGCAGCCGTCCACCATCGTCTGTTCTGCGACTGGCTGGCGCCGGAGAACTGCCGCGCCGGCATGCTCGGGATGCGCGGCACCGTGCCGCCCGCGGTCGGGCTGATGAAGGCGCATGCCGAGGAGGTCATGAGCCTTTTGCGCGCTGCAGGTGTTGCCGACATGCCGGTCGGTGTCGACCTTGCGGAAACTGCGATGTTCTTCGAGCTGCAGAAGGCCGGCATGAAGGTGGTCGATGGCCAGCAGGTCATGCTGGACGCGCGCGAGATCAAGAACATCGACGAGATCATGCTGCTCAACCAGGCCGCGGCCATGGTCGACGGCGTCTATCATTCGATCTACGAGCACCTGAAGCCGGGCGTGCGTGAGAACGACATCGTCGCGCTTGCCAACAAGATGCTCTACGAGATGGGCTCCGACGACGTCGAGGCGATCAATGCCATCTCCGGTGAGCGCTGCAATCCGCATCCGCATAATTTCACCGACCGCATCCTGCGTCCGGGCGACCAGGCGTTCTTCGACATCCTGCAGTCCTATCAGGGCTACCGGACCTGCTACTACCGCACTTTCAACGTCGGCCGCGCCACGCCGGCGCAGCACGACGCCTACAAGCAGTGCCGCGAATGGCTCGATCATGCGATCGCGCTGATCAAGCCGGGCGTCTCGACCGACACCGTCGCCAAGGTCTGGCCTAAGGCCGAGGAGTTCGGCTTTCCCTCGGAGATGGCCGCCTTCGGCCTGCAGTTCGGCCACGGCCTCGGGCTCGCGCTGCATGAGCGCCCGATCATCTCGCGGCTGGTCTCGCTGGACAATCCGATGGAGATCAAGACCGGGATGGTGTTCGCGCTCGAGACCTACTGTCCGGCGACCGACGGCTTCTCGGCCGCGCGGATCGAGGAGGAGGTGGTGGTCACCGACAAGGGCTGTCAGGTGATCACGCTGTTCCCGGCCGAGGAATTGCCGATCGCCAACCGCTATTGA